ATTCATGAGCACAGGCTTGATTGGATAGCATGGTAACACATACTTGAACCTGCGTTATTTCTTCGATTTCGTCCCATACTGGGTTTGGCCAGGTCCAGTCCGCCGAAGCGAGTTTTACAAAGAGAGCAAGAAGAGCTAGGCGGGGGAGCATGGCTGCTAGGAGTATGATATAAGAAAATCACCAGTGAGAGCCCAGGTTTTATGCTTGGTCTCAATCCATATAACTCGTAAAAAGAAGCCTGGAAGACAAATCGAGACCAAATTCCACGCGGAAGTATGAATAAGAAGGTCGGCATCGAGCAAGAGGGAAAAGAAATTCCCGGGTTGGTCGTTGCTGTGTTTTATCCACAAATTGCATATGGAGGCGTTGGGAGTGAAGTGCCGAGATCGTGGAGAGGGTGTGGCACTGCTTTCTGAGTCACAGGTAATATAGTATTATGCGGTAGAGTTCAGCCAGCCCAAGAAGCTTGTGTTCCGATGGCGTATGAAAAAAGTAGGAACGCTTAGGGGACCATAATTGGCAGCACGGGGCATGGATTCAGAAGTCGGACACATGAACCAAGTAAGCGTCCATCGGGTTGGCTTTATATTTATCGAGCCCCACGCTCAGGCATTTTCACCTGGGGAGTAGAGGTGGTATTAATAGGATGCACTGTTGGAATGAGAAGCTCAGAGGTCTATAGTAGTAAGTAGTACCAAGCAGTATCCAAGTAACTTGGACCTGAATGACAGGCGATAATCGCCgagcgcttaatcagccctcgACTAAGCGCTGTCAAGACGCGGTCCGCATCGTCGAAGCCAGTTACTGTATCCAGTATATATCGCCGTCTAGAAGCAAACAACTCATGAAAACGCTACAATTTTACTGGATATATAACCAAATTACAAGTAAGAAGGAGAAGCTCAAGCAGGAGATGACTCTCGCATGTATTCACACCAGTATCCGAAATAAATTTATACAAGCTTCATGTATTTCGATATCTTGCATTGTTCTTGCCGTGTAGGTACTACCGGGGCCCAACATATTTGATAGTCACCTTTGATTCGAGTATAATGGATTTTATAGACTCAGGAGCATTTACCTGAGAGTTGATGGAAAAAGAAACGTAAAACAGTATGGGCAGCCCCCGAGCCGTGAAATGGATATCACCGCAATCGCAGCGTCAAATCAAGAACATTGAGAAACTTTATTTCATAACTAATGTGCAATATGTCTATGAACTCATAGTCCTAAAATTCACCCTACACTCCACGATTAGTATATATCGGCATAAATCTCACAACTGCTTACACATTGATCATTAAACGCGCTCGTCTTCTTGAACCCGTCTTCGTACTTGACACCATTTGGACCTTCAACCCGCACATCTGCCGTGGTAGACCAGGATTCAGTCGGAAGGGAGTATGATCCTGCAGAAACGTAAAAGTCAGATCTGCCCTCGTTATCCTTAAAACAATCTGTACATACCACTGTAGAGGGAGTATCCAAACTCGGTAGATCGTAAAAGCTTCATAGGGACAGTCCTGATAACCAACGCCGGCACGACGCTGTTTGCGCGCGGGACCTTGACCACAACGTTCAAGGAAGGGTTAGTCAAGTCCATACCATCGCGAACCTGGTCCACCAAGTTCAGACTGAGATCTATATTATTTCAATATGCACTTACCGCAGCAGTCATAGTTAGATTCCCGTTCCCATTCTCGTCCGAGTTGAGGATTTGGCATGACTGAGCAGCCTGGAAGATAATGTTATCCTGGACGGGGTACCCATGCCCATTATTATCGTAGACGGTTTCGGCTCTCGTAGTTACGTTAGTGAGCGAAACATTGAAGTGTGAAATTCCTTTGGGAAGAATAGTCGATGGGATTTGGTAAAACTAGAAGAACAACGATTAGTCTGTATTTACAAGTCTCCGGTATTTGTAGTACGCACCCAGAAAACGGCTTCAAAGCCTGACCCTATTCCCCCTTGGAACCGAACCGGCATCGTATCGATCTTTGTCGAGTTGACTTGTCCAGTTCGGTCCGCATACATGACCCTGACAGCCGGCTGCTCACTCAGCCCCCTATCTTCGCTTCGCACGCGGATGTACCCGTCCAGCCGAATCTGACCCGTGCTTAGAAGCTGGAGCTGCAAGTCATGGGGCTTGACTTTCATAGGTGTGATCGGGTCACTGAGCTTGACGGTGCTAGGAACTGTATCGATCATTCGCTGAAGGATGGAGCCGCAGGTTGAGAGGAACTTTGTTGGTTGAGACATGGCTTTGATAGTCGAGTTTCCATCGGCTGACCCGTCAAGCGTTTAATACGCGATCCAAGCTGGGATAAGATATAAACCTACAATTGAAGACGGTGAAGTCAGAATTATTTCCTCCAGGCGCAGTCACTAGCGGGTTTAGACTGGTGCCGTCGAGATATTCCGTTGCAGCTTTGTTATCAAAGGTCGCGGGCGTAGTGTCGAAATGAACATAATTTGTCCTGTTGGAGTCGCCAGTTAGCTCTGGGAAGAACTGTCCATGGACACCTCCAATTGCTAATCACATATAATACGTTAGAACTTGACACGGGTAGGCGCTATTTCAGCCTTACTGTGTCCGCACGCCACCATCTAGGCCAAGCCCATCAGCTCAGCCGACTCGTGGATCAAAGAAGCCAGCCCACCTGAATCATGTCGGTCTTATTAAAACCGGCATTCGCGAACTTGCTGAGGAGCGTGGTGATACTATCGCTTGGCCCTGGCACAAAGCCGTCTGGAGCAGGTCCGGTCGCATCGATTCTTCCAGCGCGCATGATCAAGGGAGGACCTTGGCAATTTCTGACAGCCGTATAGGTAGCCAGGGCGATCAAGTCGCTCATGGAGGCTCGGATGCTATAGTAGTTCAACATGAATCCAAAAGTACCGTTGAAGGCCCTGCCGTTCGGGGCCCTGTTGGTCTCCCAGATGAGCGAAGCGTCAACACCGCCTGTGCCTTCTTGGGCGTTGTGGGTGATCGCGTCGTGGTATGCAGTGAGGAGCCATTCAGAGGACGCCTGTCTGGATGGATCACTATTCCCGGATTGAGGGAACGACCCACAGGGGGTCACACCGTCCAGAACTCCAGAGCGGAACACACCGCCCTGTTCGCTATTCGTGAGTATACGGGTCCGGCTGGATAACAGGGGGTATACATACTTGGACCTGGGTGATCTCTTCGATTTCGTCCCATACTGGGTTTGGCCAGGTCCAGTCAGCCGAAGCGAGATTTGCAAAGAGGGCGAGAAGAGCTAGACGAGAGATCATGGGTGGTAGGGGTAGAGTATTAGAGAGGCTCCAGTGAGAGTATGGCTTTTATGCTTAGTTCCGGTCCATATAATTTAATTCGGAAAAGAAACTTGGAGGACAGTCGAGACCAAATTCCACGCGGCAAGATAGTCATCAATGAAAAGGTCGGCATCGAACAAGGGAGGAATATCTATATATTGTATGTGGAGCCGTTGGGAATGAATTATTGGGAGCTCAGAGAGGGTGTGGCGCTCCTTTCTGAGCCAGGGATAGAGTAAGATTGTGAAGTAGAGTTCAGCCCCAAAGGCCTGGTCCGCCAGTTCATTGTGCCGGATGCCCGAGTATCCCTCACACCAGCTCAGCCAGGTGTCCAAGAGGAACTTGTCCCTGCGCAGGGCCCGTGGTCACTGGATCCGGATAGTAGATGCACTGTCGTCGGAGGTCAGAGGTCTGTAGCGGTAAACAATACCAAGCAACATGGCTGAGCCACAACCGCCGAGCGCTTAATAAACCCTCGACTAAGCGCCGTTAGGACACGTCCATCTCATCTAACCCGTCATGGCCTCTACGATCGCCGAGCAGACGTGCTACACTGTAGTACGCGAGGACACGTCCGAGGGTCCCACTAGTCAAGAATTAAGAAATGCACTACAAAAAGGAACAGATGAAACTAAGCTGGAGACGCTGAGGACGATTATCATATCGACGCTCAATGGAAACCCTCATGTGAGCAGGGCAATCTACCGGTGGATGTGGTGCTGACAGCAGGCTCCAGCCCACGCTACTAATGCCAATTATTCAATATGTACTGCCATCTAAGAGCAAACAACTCAAGAAAATGTTGCACTTTTACTGGGAGATATGCCCAAAGCACGACGAAAACGGGAAACTCAAGCAGGAGATGATTCTCGTATGCAATGCCATCCGAAATGATCTTGTGAGTGCATTCATCCTCCTTTCTTATGTAAACTTGACTCTATTATATTATAGCAACACCCCAACGAATATATCCGTGGTGCAACCCTCCGCTCGCTCCAGAAACTCACAGACGCAGAGCTGCTTGAACCATTGATACCCACCCTTCGCACATGTCTTGAGCATCGTCACTCGTATGTGCGCAAAAATGCTGTGTTCGCGGTCTATACCACGTACAGGCAACACGAGCAACTAATCCCCGACGCGCCGGAACTCATCGAGACTTTCCTCACTGCCGAGTCTGATTCGACGTGTAAGCGAAATGCGTTTGTATTCCTGAGCCAATGTGCGACAGAAAGTGCGGTCGAATGGCTGGTCAAGAATGCGGATTCTATCGAGAGCATGGACGAATTGCTGCAAATGGCTGCAATCGAGCTTATCAGGAAGGATAGCTCAAGGCCAGGCGCTGATGCATCCTTGAGGGCAAGTGCATTGGATTTTTACTTCTTCAGCAAACTGAGCCTCTGTTACAGCCAAGATATATCCGTATCATCTTCTCCCTCCTCACTGTCTCCTCCCACAGCGTCAAATACGATGCAGCGACCACTCTCACCTCGCTTACCCAAAACCCAGCAGCAGTCAAGGCAACCGCTCAATGTTTCATTGACCTGGTTGCCCGTGAGTCCGACAACAACGTCAAATTAATCGTCCTCGACCGTCTCGAGGTCTTGCACTCGAAACATCAGCATGTCTTGGACCCACTCGTGATGGACTTGTTGAGGGTACTACAGAGCCCGGATCTGGACGTGCGTCGTAAATGCTTGGGAATCGCATTGGGAATGGTTACGAGCCGGAATGTCGAAGAGGTTGTTGGGTTGCTGAAGAAGGCTCTGGCGAGGACCACAGAAGCCGAGGCCGAAAAGGTAGGAGAATTAAATTAAACCAGACTGACAAGCGGTTGAATATTTCGACTCGTAGACGCCTGGGACGACCGAGTACCGCCAACTCCTCATTCAATCCATCCACGTATGCGCGATCAAATTCTCAGAGGTCGCCGCGAGCGTTGTGCATGCACTCATGGAATTCCTTGGAGACACGAACAATCCGGCTGCAGTCGATGTCGTCGCGTTCGTTCGGTAAGCATTTAATCTCTAATCCGCCCTTGGTTCAAGACCTATGTAATAACTCGCATATTCATATAGAGAAGTCGTTGAGAAATTCCCTAATCTGCGTGGAGCGATCACTTCTCGCCTCCTCGAAACCTTTTCAGAGATCAAGTCCGGGAAAGTCTTCCGCGGTGGCTTGTGGATTGTGGGAGAATACTGTTCGGGTGCATCTGGTATGTCCGCTTTTTTAAAAACCTCATTTTAACTTGGATATATCTTATCATGGTTTTCAGAAATCGAGAGCGTCTTTGAGAAGATCCGAGAAGTCTTGGGCGAGATTCCTATTTTGGCTGCAGAGCAGGTAACCCCCCTTTATCATCCACTTCTTTGATTTTGTTACGAATGAACCTCACATTTGTAGCGCCTCCTGGATGCAGCGACTGCCGCCGCTGCGGAGGATGATACCGACAAGGACAAAAAGGAATCCACTAAATCTAGCGCGCCGAGGATCTTGGCGGATGGGACTTACGCGACCGAGACCGCGTATTCTAATACTGGAGCACGCCTCGAAGCTGTGAAGAACGCGAATAAGCCTCCTCTACGAGGTATTTTATTATCTTCACCTTGGTTATTGGAAGACTGAATTTTGGGGGTCGTAGCATTAATTTTGGGCGGAGATTTTTACACCGGCTCGGTTTTGGCAGCTACGTTGACCAAGCTAGTCCTGAGGTATGGAGAGGCAGAGGGTGTGGATGTGAAGAGGGCCAACTCTCTCCGTGCAGAGGTCCGTCAATCACTCACATATCCTCTTATTCATGCTGATGGACGTTCTGGCTTATAGGCAATGTTGATCATGACTTCTCTGATCCGAGTTGGCCAAAGCCAATTCGTGACGGTCCCGATCGACGAGGATTCACAAGAACGCATCATGAATTGCGTACAAACATTAGCTTCCACTGAGCTCGCCAAGAATACCCGAGTTAAGGAAATGTTCTTGAAAGACACCAAGGCGGCGTATGCCAAGATGGTTGCACATGAGGAGGTGTGTTTTGCGTTCACATTGAATATACGAACAATACTCATTCTACCTTGTTCCCGTAAAGAAAAAAGCTGCGGAGAAGAAGGCGCGCGATACGAAGAAGACTGCTATCCAGGCGGATGACCTCATCACATTTAGGCAATTCACGAAAAAGGCTACGAATGAAGGATTGGACGACGTATGTTCTTCCGTCCGTATCATCTAATCGCTTTAAATTGATTTTTCTCCACATAGTATGAACTTGAAGTCAGCCGTGCGACCGGAGCTGCCGAAGTTGGAGGCAGTATAATCTCCAATCTCAGTCGGGTAGTACAGCTTACTGGGTTCTCCGATCCTGTATATGCGGAGGCGTACGTCAAGATCCAAGGATTCG
The Rhizoctonia solani chromosome 8, complete sequence DNA segment above includes these coding regions:
- a CDS encoding manganese peroxidase 2, whose product is MISRLALLALFANLASADWTWPNPVWDEIEEITQVQGGVFRSGVLDGVTPCGSFPQSGNSDPSRQASSEWLLTAYHDAITHNAQEGTGGVDASLIWETNRAPNGRAFNGTFGFMLNYYSIRASMSDLIALATYTAVRNCQGPPLIMRAGRIDATGPAPDGFVPGPSDSITTLLSKFANAGFNKTDMIQMVACGHTIGGVHGQFFPELTGDSNRTNYVHFDTTPATFDNKAATEYLDGTSLNPLVTAPGGNNSDFTVFNSDGNSTIKAMSQPTKFLSTCGSILQRMIDTVPSTVKLSDPITPMKVKPHDLQLQLLSTGQIRLDGYIRVRSEDRGLSEQPAVRVMYADRTGQVNSTKIDTMPVRFQGGIGSGFEAVFWFYQIPSTILPKGISHFNVSLTNVTTRAETVYDNNGHGYPVQDNIIFQAAQSCQILNSDENGNGNLTMTAAVRDGMDLTNPSLNVVVKVPRANSVVPALVIRTVPMKLLRSTEFGYSLYSGSYSLPTESWSTTADVRVEGPNGVKYEDGFKKTSAFNDQCGEF
- a CDS encoding coatomer subunit beta; this translates as MASTIAEQTCYTVVREDTSEGPTSQELRNALQKGTDETKLETLRTIIISTLNGNPHPTLLMPIIQYVLPSKSKQLKKMLHFYWEICPKHDENGKLKQEMILVCNAIRNDLQHPNEYIRGATLRSLQKLTDAELLEPLIPTLRTCLEHRHSYVRKNAVFAVYTTYRQHEQLIPDAPELIETFLTAESDSTCKRNAFVFLSQCATESAVEWLVKNADSIESMDELLQMAAIELIRKDSSRPGADASLRATKIYPVKYDAATTLTSLTQNPAAVKATAQCFIDLVARESDNNVKLIVLDRLEVLHSKHQHVLDPLVMDLLRVLQSPDLDVRRKCLGIALGMVTSRNVEEVVGLLKKALARTTEAEAEKTPGTTEYRQLLIQSIHVCAIKFSEVAASVVHALMEFLGDTNNPAAVDVVAFVREVVEKFPNLRGAITSRLLETFSEIKSGKVFRGGLWIVGEYCSGASEIESVFEKIREVLGEIPILAAEQRLLDAATAAAAEDDTDKDKKESTKSSAPRILADGTYATETAYSNTGARLEAVKNANKPPLRALILGGDFYTGSVLAATLTKLVLRYGEAEGVDVKRANSLRAEAMLIMTSLIRVGQSQFVTVPIDEDSQERIMNCVQTLASTELAKNTRVKEMFLKDTKAAYAKMVAHEEKKAAEKKARDTKKTAIQADDLITFRQFTKKATNEGLDDYELEVSRATGAAEVGGSIISNLSRVVQLTGFSDPVYAEAYVKIQGFDILLDVLIVNQTTDTLQNLVIEFATLGDVKLVERPTTHTLGPHSFHSVKATIKVSSTETGVIFGNIIWEAGTSETCVVLNDIHIDIMDYIKPAYCNEAQFRSMWTEFEWENRVNVNTTITDLRTYLNHIMKSTNMSCLTPEAALSGDCDFLSANMYARSLFGEDALANLSIEKIEGTGNIQGHVRIRSKTQGIALSLGDKITLAQKEVAPLA